The sequence below is a genomic window from Arthrobacter sp. U41.
CGAGTCGGGCTGCTCCGGCAGTAGCAACGCGCCCAGCGCCGGGCCCTTCGCGTTCTCCCACGCCGGGCCGGACAGTAGCCGGGCCCGGGGATCTGACCAGCGGTCGGAGGTGGCCGCGAAGATGTCGCGGTGCTTGAGCGCGGTGTGGAACTGCTCCAGGACGCAGAACACGTAGGCGTTGCGGTCCACCGTGCCCCCGGGCCTGCCGGCGGGGAACACCAGCTTCTGCCACCAGCCCTTCGGCACCACCGACAGGTCGACTTTGCGGGCATCGAGGTACCCTTTGGGCACCTTCACGCTCTCCCGCAGGTCCAGCAGATGCGCCAGGTCCTGCATCGCCGCCAGGATCTTGTGTGCGTCGGCGGTCGCCGCGAACCCGACTACCTCGCATAGCATCTTGGCGAAGCCGCGTACGGTGGCGTACCGCTCCACGACCGCCTCCCGCCACTGCCCCTCCGGTTCGGCCTGCGGCGGCGGGATGATTTCCCGGATTCCCTCCACCGCCGCGGCGATCTGCGCCCGGGAGCCCACCTGGTGCTCGATCATTTCCCACACCAGGCCCAACGGAATCTCCTCACTCGCCCCCTCGGCCTCGAGCAGAAGTTCCACCACCGACTGGAGTACCCGGGCGTGCCGGGCGACCATCGGCGCCCGCTTGATTGTGGCCTTCTCCGCGGCCTTGTTTGCCCGCCCGATCAGCTCGTTGGACATGAATACGTCGAACAGTTCCAGGGCGTCGTCGGTGGCGCTAAATTCCAGCCACCGCACCGTGGCCAGCAGTGTGGTGATCTTCTTCTCGTACGGCAACCGGTCAAGCTTGGTCGCCGTCTCGTTCCTGCCCTCCTTCGCCAGAGCGATCAACCGCCGCTTGGGCACCCCGCCCACATCCACCTCGCCCAGGTGCAGCCCAGCGATCTCCGATACCCGGTTCAGCGCCATGACCATGCCGCGCCCTGTCGTGTTCTTCCCCGCCTTGCGCCACATCTCCAACTGCGACCAACGGCTAGGCTCGGGCACCTGCAGCAGTTTCTCCAGCTCAAGGGCCTGCTCGCCGGTCACCGCCCCCGCCAGGGCGGCGTACAGCCTGGTCTCCGCCTTCTTACGGACGCTGGCCACCTCGTCCCGTAAAGTCGTGACCCCCGGCAGCAGCGCTCTCCGCGCCCGTAACCATCCCACCGCCGCGTAGAACAGCGGCTTCGGTTGATCACCGGTCGTCCACGCCTGTCCGTCCAACCAGCCGATCAACTCCGCCTCCGCCGAGGCGTAGGAGACATAACCGTATACCTCGGCGATCTCCGCCTGATGCTCAAACCGCGTCGGCCGCCGTTCCAAGTACCCCTTCACGCACGACGGATCCGCCACCCCGACTTGTCCGGCCACATAATCCACCACCGTGGTCGGTACGTCGAGGGGGTCCTCCAGAAACGTGCCCAGGTGTCGGACGGTCACCAGCTGGAGACTGAACCCGATTCGGTTGCGATCACCGCGCCGTTTCGCGACGAGGTCCAGATCGGCGTCGTCCAGGAAGAAGAACCGCTCCAACACCGCCTGTTCCGGGGCTTGCGCCTCGAATCTCCCGTACGAGGCCTCCTCGGCCGCAGTCAAATATTTATGTTTATCCATACAGGCTCAACGAACCGAGGCGACCATCGTTACCACTGGAGATCGGCTTAGCGTAGCGTGGTCGATCCAACGAAACTCGCCTACGCAGCACACCTTCGCGACCAGGAGGACCGTGGACCGTTTGCTCATAGCTGGCTCTCGAGTTAGCTCCGCATGCTGCCACGTCACCGGTGTACCACCGTCCGGGGCACGTTATGGTCAGGCCGCGTTCATGCGTTCTCCTTGCTGGAGCGGGGCGGCCAGTGACCAGCACCAGCCGGCGAGCTCGCGGGCGATGGCGGTGTTGGCCTTGACTGACATTTTATGGCGGTCATCGAAGTGCTCCCACTTGTGGTCACAGGCTGCCGCCGGGCGTCCATGCCCTCCAGCTGGACCTGCGCGAGGCCATGTCCACGGTCCATGATGGGGAACGTGGATGGGCCTCCGCCAGCGCAGCCACACTCACCGATGGCCAGTGCGTCATCTTCGCCCGCAGGATCCTGGACGCCGCCCGCCTCCTGCGGGAGGAACGCGGCGGTGCCCAGGTACGCCGGCCGGGCCGGTTGTGGGAGAGAATGAGGAACCGCCGGCCGGCGGGGTGGTGGTGCTGCTGGCGGAAGGGAGGGGCTGTGGAGGACCCGTACACGGTTTCGCTGCACCTGATCTTCCTGGGAACGCTCATGCTGGTCACCATGTTCCTCGCCGGGCTTGTGCTGTTCGCGGCCCTGCTGTTCCTGGCCGGGGCTGCCCGGTTGCTGGCACTGCTCGCCCGAGGGCTCTTCCGCCGGGCGGTTCTCAGGCACCGGCCACGTCCCCTCGGGAAGGCATCCGGATCAGGCCGAAGCGGCAGCGCGAATGAACAGCGCGCAGTGCCCACGGTGCCTCGGAATCCGGGTCTGACGGGGATGCCCGGGGGCCGGACCGCGGGCGGCCTTATCAGCACAATGTCGGGCCAGGGCGAGGGCAGGTCCTCCGGCGCGCAGAATGAGGATCCGGTGACGGCACCCGGGGTTACGATGAACATGTCCCCGGGGCTCTCCGGCGGACCATCCGCTCGATAGGGGAATGATCATGGGTTTGGGTGACAAGTTCAAGCACGCTACCGAGAAGGCCGCGGGCAAAGGCAAAGAGACGACCGGGGAAGCGACCGGCGATGAAAGCCTGAAAGCCGAAGGCAAAACCGACCAGACCAAGGCAAGCCTGAAGCAGGCTGCAGAGAAGGTCAAGGACGCTTTCAAAAAACGCTGATGCGCAACTCATGGATTGCCGCGGACGGGGCGCACGGACCGCCCTGCCCTGGTTAGTCCAGCCCTCGGGGATGGAGAACGCCAATGGGAGGAACGAGGAGACCGCGTGAATGCTGAACCGCCTCCGGCGCCTCAGCCGGCGCCTCAGCCGGCGCCCGGCCCGGCGCCCACACCGGCCGCCGGCAAGCGCCCGGCGGTCACCCGCGCCGGGATGGTCTGGGTCTCCACGGTAGCTGCCCTGGTGCTGCTGGTCCTCCTCATCGCCTTCATCGTGCAGAACCAGGACGATGTCAGGGTACGTTTCTTCACCCTGGAGGGAACCATATCCCTGGGGATGGCCCTGTTCATCGCAGCGGTGGGCGGAGGTGTCCTGGTCGCCGTGGCCGGTGCGGTAAGAATCATCCAACTCAGGTCCCGCAGCCACCGGACCGTAAGGAGATCACCATGATCGGATGGAACAAGACCGCGCACGACGTTCAGCCCCGCGTGGCGGGCTGGATCAAACACGTCGCCCAGGACCGCTCGCCCCAGGCGGAAGCGGCTGTGCGATGGGCGCTGTCCCGGCTCGACGACGCCAATGTGCCCGAGGTGGCCCACGCGGTGGTCCTCACGCTCACGGGGAATCAGAAGGCCGCGAAACAGGCACGGAAGGCTGCCGAAACGGCAGTACACCGCGCCGAGCGCAAACTCAGGCACACAGACCACGGCCACGCCAAGGCATGGCTGGCCGCGGGCCTCCTCACCGCGGCCGCGGCCGCAGGAGTAATCATCTGGCGGAGCCTGTCCGGTAGCGGAGAGCCCGAAGCAGCCCAGTCAGGGGACCACCCCACGGACCTCACCTGACATCAATTCCGGATACATGCCCGGAACGGACACCAGCCCGGTTGCCGGTGTGCAGAGGAGTTCTGGACCGACGGCCTGATAGTGGTACCCGCTGCCGGGGTCGAGACCCAAGGAATGCGGGAATTCCTCGCGCTCTGGCACTGCCGGCCTGGTTCAAGTTCAGGGCCGCGGGCTTCCGGTCCGTCAGGCCCGGCCTGGTTCGGGTACTGGTCAGTACGCTTGCTGACCGCGTAGTCTTAGCCCGCATGTGCGTGTCGCGCGTCACAGACACGCAGAACTGAGTCCCTTGCCTGACCAGAGTCTCCGGAATGCAACGTCGCGTCCCGGACCCGAGGAGAAAGCCGGCGCGGCTCCTTCCGCGT
It includes:
- a CDS encoding Tn3 family transposase; the encoded protein is MDKHKYLTAAEEASYGRFEAQAPEQAVLERFFFLDDADLDLVAKRRGDRNRIGFSLQLVTVRHLGTFLEDPLDVPTTVVDYVAGQVGVADPSCVKGYLERRPTRFEHQAEIAEVYGYVSYASAEAELIGWLDGQAWTTGDQPKPLFYAAVGWLRARRALLPGVTTLRDEVASVRKKAETRLYAALAGAVTGEQALELEKLLQVPEPSRWSQLEMWRKAGKNTTGRGMVMALNRVSEIAGLHLGEVDVGGVPKRRLIALAKEGRNETATKLDRLPYEKKITTLLATVRWLEFSATDDALELFDVFMSNELIGRANKAAEKATIKRAPMVARHARVLQSVVELLLEAEGASEEIPLGLVWEMIEHQVGSRAQIAAAVEGIREIIPPPQAEPEGQWREAVVERYATVRGFAKMLCEVVGFAATADAHKILAAMQDLAHLLDLRESVKVPKGYLDARKVDLSVVPKGWWQKLVFPAGRPGGTVDRNAYVFCVLEQFHTALKHRDIFAATSDRWSDPRARLLSGPAWENAKGPALGALLLPEQPDSLLAEHAGTLDTAWRTVAGGMIAGGDITVDTDGRMHLDKDDALEESPSLKELRTRVAGMIPRVDLSELVLEVMGWRPDFTASFTSAAGVSSRLSDLHVSVAALLTAHALNIGFGPVIADAPALTRDRLSHVDQHYLGSDSYAAANAVLIDAQGTSDLAQAWGGGLVAAVDGMRFIVPVRSVDARPNPKYFHRKKGVTWLNMISDQSVGLAAKVVSGTPKDTLHFVDLLYNPDGSQRPEVLITDQGSYSDIVFGLVTLLGFDYRPVLADLPDAKLWRINGSADYGRLDRTARGKVDVEKVRRHWPDICRIAASIHTREVSAHDVIRILQRDGRPTDLGEAVAHYGRIFKTLHVLTFVDDPAYRREMKAMRNLQESRHALARHIFHGREGKLHQAYRDGQEDQLGALGLVLNCVTLWNTVYLDHALTALREQGYPVLDADVVRLSAYVRRHINVHGHYSFQLPDLSGGRRTLRDPDHRDSD
- a CDS encoding CsbD family protein — encoded protein: MGLGDKFKHATEKAAGKGKETTGEATGDESLKAEGKTDQTKASLKQAAEKVKDAFKKR
- a CDS encoding LapA family protein; the encoded protein is MNAEPPPAPQPAPQPAPGPAPTPAAGKRPAVTRAGMVWVSTVAALVLLVLLIAFIVQNQDDVRVRFFTLEGTISLGMALFIAAVGGGVLVAVAGAVRIIQLRSRSHRTVRRSP